The Blautia hydrogenotrophica DSM 10507 genome window below encodes:
- the tyrS gene encoding tyrosine--tRNA ligase → MKIYEELQARGLIAQVTDEKEIRELVNAGKATFYIGFDPTADSLHVGHFMALCLMKRLQMAGNRPIALLGGGTGMVGDPSGRTDMRPMMTVDTINHNIECFKKQMSRFIEFGEGKAIMVNNADWLLDLNYVELLREVGAHFSVNRMLAAECYKQRMKEGLSFFEFNYMIMQSYDFYRLFLDHGCQMQFGGDDQWSNMLAGTELIRRKLGENAYAMTQTLLLNSEGKKMGKTQSGAVWLDPDKTTPFEFYQYWRNVDDADVLHCLRLLTFLPLEQIDEMDKWEGSQLNQAKEILAHELTALVHGEDEAQKAEAGAKALFTGSGDSEHIPTVELSEEDLTDGEIDIISLLIKAELVGTRNEGRRAITPNTCVTIDGEKIADIKYQVKKEALEGDGILVGKGKKSFKKVCVK, encoded by the coding sequence ATGAAGATTTATGAAGAGTTGCAGGCCAGAGGGTTGATTGCCCAGGTGACAGATGAGAAAGAAATTCGTGAGCTGGTAAACGCTGGCAAGGCCACGTTTTATATCGGTTTTGACCCGACAGCAGACAGCCTCCATGTGGGACATTTTATGGCACTTTGTCTAATGAAACGTCTGCAAATGGCGGGAAACCGTCCGATTGCTTTGTTAGGTGGGGGAACTGGAATGGTGGGAGACCCATCTGGTAGAACCGATATGCGCCCTATGATGACGGTGGACACGATCAATCACAACATTGAGTGCTTTAAGAAGCAGATGAGCCGTTTCATCGAGTTTGGTGAAGGAAAAGCCATCATGGTAAACAATGCGGACTGGTTGTTGGATTTAAATTACGTGGAATTATTGAGGGAAGTCGGCGCTCATTTCTCTGTGAATCGTATGTTGGCGGCTGAATGCTACAAACAGCGCATGAAAGAAGGTTTAAGTTTCTTTGAATTCAATTATATGATTATGCAAAGCTACGATTTCTACCGTCTGTTTTTGGACCATGGCTGTCAGATGCAGTTCGGCGGAGATGATCAGTGGAGCAATATGTTGGCAGGAACAGAGTTGATTCGCCGTAAACTGGGAGAAAATGCCTATGCCATGACTCAAACACTGCTTTTGAATTCTGAAGGAAAGAAGATGGGTAAGACACAGTCAGGAGCTGTCTGGCTGGATCCAGATAAAACGACACCTTTCGAATTTTATCAGTACTGGAGAAATGTGGATGACGCAGATGTATTGCATTGTCTACGTCTACTTACCTTCCTGCCGCTGGAACAGATTGACGAGATGGACAAATGGGAAGGTAGCCAGTTAAATCAGGCAAAAGAGATTCTGGCTCACGAGCTGACAGCGCTAGTTCACGGAGAGGACGAGGCGCAAAAGGCTGAGGCAGGAGCGAAAGCACTTTTCACTGGTAGCGGAGATTCTGAACATATTCCTACTGTGGAACTAAGCGAGGAAGATCTGACAGATGGTGAGATTGACATCATTTCTTTGTTGATTAAGGCAGAGCTGGTGGGAACCAGAAATGAGGGAAGAAGAGCAATCACACCGAATACCTGTGTCACGATAGATGGTGAGAAGATTGCCGACATTAAATATCAGGTTAAGAAAGAGGCCCTAGAAGGGGATGGAATTCTTGTTGGAAAAGGTAAAAAGTCCTTCAAAAAAGTTTGCGTCAAATAG
- the rnhA gene encoding ribonuclease HI: MLVKIYTDGAARGNPDGPGGYGTLLHFTDAKGQLHVREFSQGYKKTTNNRMELMAAIVGLEALTRPCQVELYSDSKYLVDAFNQHWIDSWLKKGWKRGKNEPVKNKDLWQRLLRAKEPHQVSFHWVKGHDGHPENERCDQLATAAADGRELIEDNFCEKQA; the protein is encoded by the coding sequence ATGTTGGTGAAAATATACACAGACGGGGCAGCACGAGGAAATCCGGACGGGCCTGGCGGCTACGGAACTTTACTTCATTTTACAGATGCTAAGGGACAGTTACACGTGCGGGAATTCAGCCAGGGATATAAAAAGACGACAAACAACCGCATGGAGCTGATGGCAGCGATTGTAGGATTAGAAGCATTGACTCGTCCTTGTCAGGTAGAACTTTACTCAGACTCTAAGTATCTGGTGGATGCTTTTAATCAACACTGGATTGATAGCTGGTTGAAAAAAGGCTGGAAGAGAGGAAAAAACGAACCAGTGAAAAACAAAGATCTGTGGCAGCGCCTTTTGAGAGCGAAAGAACCGCATCAAGTATCCTTTCACTGGGTAAAAGGACATGACGGACATCCTGAAAATGAGCGGTGCGATCAGCTAGCTACGGCAGCAGCGGATGGGCGAGAGCTCATAGAAGACAATTTTTGCGAGAAACAGGCTTGA